The following nucleotide sequence is from Pelagibaculum spongiae.
GCTGTAAATCGGTTATGACTTGTTCAGTTGATACCAATGATAAAGCGGTATTTATGCAAATATTTGCGTGTTCTGGTTGGTTAATCGTGGCTGGAGAAATTCGCCGGTAATTTAATTTGCCTGTTGCGCCGTAAGCCTCACAAATATGCTCAACATGCTGCTGCATTCTATGTTCGATTTTATCTTGGGTTTCTGCACAAAAAGTTCGACAGGTACCCGATAAAGTCACCGACTCTGGAATAACATTGTAAGCATCGCCACCCTGCATTTGAGTAATGCTGACCACACTGGCTTTTTGCGGATCTAATGAACGGCCAACAATACTTTGCAATGAAGTAATTAATTGACCGGCAACCACCACCGGATCGACACCGGCATGTGGCATTGCGCCATGGCTGCCACGGCCAGTAATTTCAATATCAAATACATCCATCGAAGCCATTACTGCGGTTTGATGAATTGCAAAACTGCCGGTAGGCACGCCTGGCCAATTATGAATGCCGTAAATGGCATCGACCGGGAATAGATCGAATAGTCCATCCTGACACATCACTTCTGCGCCATTTTCACCTTCTTCGGCGGGCTGAAAAATAAACACCACTCGGCCAGCAAAGTCTCGATGCTCAGCTAAATAACAAGCGGCACCCAGCAGCATGGCGGTATGGCCATCGTGACCACAGCCGTGCATTTTTCCCTGGTGAGTTGAGCAATGTTTGAATTGATTAAGTTCTTGTAGATTCAATGCATCCATATCGGCGCGAAGGCCAATGCAGCGATCGCTGGAAATATTGCCATCAAGCACGCCAACAACGCCGGTTTTTGCTAAGCCGGTATGCACTTCGATACCAAAACTTTTTAACAGCTCGGCAACTTTTGCTGCGGTTCGGTGCTCTTCAAAGGCGGTTTCTGGGTGGGCATGGAAGTCATGTCGCCATTGACGCATTTGCTGATGAAGCGGACTTTCAGGCTGAATAGACCAGCTGCTTGTATGCTCAGATTGCGTAGGCACGGCCAGAACTCCCGGGTAAATATTTAACTGCGATGAACCATTAGGGCGAAAAATAATGCGGAATACAAGGCTGTTGGATTTTTAGTATGAGCAACGGTATTGATCCTTCAACCGACTTACTATTTTGGGGCATAAAAAAAACCGGTCGCAGAATACGACCGGCTTGATTGAAAATTTTATCCAGAATTAATCTTCGGCAGGGCGGGCATAAAGGTCATATTCGTCAGCGTCATAAATTTCAACGTCAACCAAATCACCTGGCTGAAGCCCTTGGCCATTTTCTAGCCAAATGACGCTATCGGTGTCGGGCGCTTCTACAAAGCTGCGGCCATAAATTTCGCCGTTGTCACTCTCGCCATCAACCAATATCTGGTAGCGCTTGCCAATGCGTTGCTGAAGTTTTTCAGCACTGATTTGTTGCTGTAATTCAATTAAGCGCTCAAGACGTTGCTGTTTAATTTGTTCACTGACATTGCTAGAAAGCTGGTTGGCTGCGGCACCATCGACTGCGCAATAAGCTTGGCAGCCAATATGGTCTAGCTGCGCTTGCTTGAGGAAGTCGAGCAACATTTCAAAGTCAGCTTCAGTTTCACCGGGAAAACCAACCATAAAATGGGCTTTAAGGGCGATGTCTGAGCAGGTTTCTCGCCAGCTTTGAATGCGCTCTAATGCGTTTTCATTGGAAGCAGGTGCTTGCATTGCTCCGAGAATGGCTGGGCTGACATGCTGCAATTGTAGGTCGAGGTAAGGCAATATTGTGCCGTCGGCCATCAGTGGAATTAGCGCATCTAGTTCAGGTGCTAGGTAGGCATCTTGCAGTCGAATCCAAATTCCCATGCTGCCGAGATTTTCTAATAAATCTTTTAGGCGGGTGGCGATTTTTCTACCATTCCAATAATCAATTAGATAGTTACGATCTTTACCGTAAACACTAGTGTCGTGGGCAATGACTAATAACTCACCGGTACCTGCATTCATTAAGCGCTCTGCTTCTTCCAGCACACTGCCAGATGGCCGAGAGATTAGTTTTCCACGCAAGCTTGGCAAAATAGAGAAGCTGCAATGGTGATCGCAACCTTCTGAAATTTTAAGGTAGCCATAATGATGTGGCGTCAGTTTGATTCCTTGGGTAGGAACTTGCGCTGAAGCGAGTTGCTGAGCAGCTGAAATAGGGGCTTGTTGATGGACAGATTCAACGGTTTTCTCAATTGAGTGAGCCGCTTGAATGTCGAGCACTTGCGGATGCGCTTGACGAATCTTTTCTGCCAGCGAACCGCTACCCATACAACCGGTCACAATCACTTGGCCATTTTGCTGGATCGCTTCACCGATGGTATCGAGTGACTCTTGCTGCGCTTGGTCGATGTAACCACAGGTGTTAACGACAACAACATCGGCATCTTGATAATTATCAGATAGTTGATATCCATCGCGCGCCAGTTGACTGAGAATTCGCTCTGAATCCACCAAAGCTTTAGGGCATCCCAAGCTAACAAAACCAACTTTCGGTGAAGATTTATTCATTCAGAAAACCTCAGACTACAGAAAACGAGCAATTTTAAGGAAGCGGATGTTAAACCAGTTCGTGATGGTGAGATAGCGAGTTCGCTGCATTGTTTGTGATGTATCAATCTTGATAACCGGTTGATATTTAGTTGCCTTCACAAATACGCTTATCAAAAAGATGGGGGCTAACTACTTAAAATTCAAAAGAACCAAGTTTGTGGCATAGTCGGATTCTCTGCTGTTGTTACAAAAATGCTGGGACATTTATTTTGAAATCAGATTCCAATCGAACGGCCATGCTGATGTTGGTTTTTGCCTGCTTTTTTTGGGCAGGTAATGCACTGGTTGCTCGTAGTGTTGTTAACGAGACTGGCCCATTGGCACTGGCGTTCTTTCGTTGGTTGTTGGCATTGTTAATTGTTCTGCCATTCGCCAGAGGGATTTGGAAAAAGTCGAGCAGTTTACTTCAACATTGGCCAATGCTGTTGCTGCTAAGTCTGGTGAGTATTGTTGGTTACAACACTTTTTTATATCTGGCAGCACTAACTTCTTCAGCTTTAAATATTGGTTTAATTAGTGCCAGCATGCCGTTATTGACACTGCTATTGGCTCGGTTAATTTTGCAACAAGCCACTAGCCGATTGCAGTGGTTGTCGGTGTTATTGGCATGTGCCGGAGTGGTGTGGATTGTTTGCCAGGGAAGTTGGCAGCAGTTGCTGGCTTTTCAATTCAGTAACGGCGATTTATGGATGCTATTGGCGGCTTTGGATTGGTCGCTTTACAGCGTGCTATTACGAAAATATCAACAGCCGTTGCAACAGTTAGGCTTGTCAGTGACTGAACTATTGGCTGTCTTATTGATGATTGGTGTGCCCCTTTTGTTGCCACTATGGATTTGGGAGCAAACCGCATTCAATTATGTAGGGTTGGTGAATCAACAAGGGTTAATGGCGCTATTATATGTGGCGGTTTTTCCTTCTTTGCTGGCTTATATCTTCTGGATTAAAGGGGTTGCCAGCCTTGGTCCGGCAATGTCGGTAATGTTCATTCCATTAATTCCATTATTCGCCGCCATCGGTGGTTGGTTGTGGCTGGATGAATTCCTCAGCTCATGGCACTGGATTGGTGGAGGAATGATTTTATTGGGATTATTTTCATCAAAAAAAAATAATTGAATTAGACCCACTCACCGCCAATATCTCCCTCAGAGGATGCTTCTTTAATTTTCCCCCAGTTTTGTTGACTCTTTAGTAGGTAATTTTCTAGGGTGATTTTCCTACAAATTTCTTTCCAATCTTTTTCTTCCACAGTCAAAGAAGTGTCTATACCAAATTCATTAGCGACAGCCCCCAGATTATTTGTTTTCAGTGGACTAAGAAGCTCTCTAATAGTGCTACCTGGAAGATTTGATATACCAATAGCACCTAGCCCTTTCATTGCACTCGTTAGACCACGTTCATCTTCATCCATTCTATCCTGTGACCAGCTATCTGCTTGATCAAATGCTTCGCCAGTAATAAATTTTTTCATAAATTCAGGCGCTTTGCCTCTTGATTTAATGGCGTTGAATTTTGGAGGAACAAAAGTCCATACTTCAACATTGGAAATGTCGACGTGGTTTTGTAGTTGAAGTAGGCAAAAATAGAGATGCTGGTCACCTGGTTTGAAATGTCCACTAGCATTGGTAATGGCAGATAGTTTGCCATTAATAACTTTCCATGAACCGCTACAGGCAATAGATGATGCTGGAAGGTAACTGGAATGAAAGAACCCTGCTAAGTGCTTTGCTTCGGTATCATCAAGTTTATCGACGCCAAGGTCTAAATGGGGCGCTGTGTAGAAATTTCCTGACCTATCCATGATATAGCAGCAGAACCCGCTTTCATCTCCTGCTAGTCTTTGTTTAGTTTCTAGCTTATCTCCAGAATTTACCAAGTAAGATGATCTTAAATGAGAAGAGTTAAGCGGAATTAAAATATCTTTTTGTTTTGAATTAAGTACATCTACATGGTGCACTTGGCTAGAAATATTAAAAGGTCTGGAACCATGAGGGTTAACATATCCAGAATTTCTATCATTTGGATTTTCTCTGTAATGCAATAAAGTGTGTCCGTTGAATTGAACTCGATATTTTTGCGCTGCTGCTGCACCAAGAAATATTAATCGACCACGGGCAGCATGACGAATATCGGCTTCAATTCCTGTCACCCGAATTGTGAGGTTGAGTAGATCTTCGATAATTCTGTTTAAAGAACTTGCTAATTGTTGAGAGCTTGAGACACCTATTTGACCATAGTGAGATATTTGGTTATGAAGGCTGGCTATAAATCCACTAAATTCTATATTTTCAGTTTTAATACAATTACACAATTGTAGTATTTTAAGTAAAATAACTGTTTTTCCCTGAGGATTCTTTGCCTCTTCAGACTTTGCACAAAAATCTAAATATGCACTGTAGTAGAGGATAATTGCTTTATTTAAAGATTTGTAAGGGGTGGGTAATTTTGAAAGTACATTATCAAGGCGTGCTAAGGGAAAAGAAATAGATATAGGTTCTGCTACAGCCAACCCTGATGTAAGTAATGTTGTACCGCCCTGGCTCGTTGGTGTTATTGGTGATGGGCTAGCTGTTCTAGGAGTACGATGGCGACGTCTAAAATGAAGGGCTTTTAATAAACGATCCATGTAAATGCTCCTAAAAAACTACTAATGATTACGCTACCCTTAACTCATAGAACAAAAAGTAGAAAAGAAAAACTGGTTTAAGATTCAATTTAGGTTGTGTCGAAAGTTCTTGAATCTTTATCGAATGATGACTTAAATCCTACCCTTTCATCGGCTTAGTGGTTAGGATTGCCAGCCTAAGCTTGTTGCCAAGAAGTAATTGTTATGCAAATTCAGGAAAACAGTCACGTTAGCTTTCATTATGAACTGACTATTGAAGGCGGAGATTTCCGCGAAACCTCCCATGATGCTGAGCCAATGGAGTATATCCATGGCCACGGTATGATCATTCACGGTTTGGAAGAAGCGCTGACAGGCCATAAAGTGGGTGATAAGCTGCAAGTTCAGGTTGCACCAGAAGATGGATATGGCGAGTGGGATGAAGCACTGATTCAAGCGGTGCCTCGTGAAGCATTTGAAGATGCCGGTGAAATTACCATTGGCATGCGTTTTCAGGCGCAAACTCCATTTGGTATGCAGGCTGTAACTATCGTTGAAATCGGCGATGAAGAAGTTAAGTTAGATGCCAACCATGCATTTGCAGGCAAAACACTTAACTTTGATGTTGAACTGAGCACAGTTCGTCCAGCAACTGATGATGAAATTGCTGCATTGCAAAGTGACGCTGAAGGCGGCTGTTGCGGTGGTGGTAGTTGTGGCGGTGAAGGCCATGACCACGATCATGAGCACGGTGAAGGCGGTTGCTGTGGTGGCCACGGTGATGAAGGTCACGAGCACGGTAAAGATAAAGAGGGCGGTTGCTGCGGTGGTGGCAATGGCGGCTGTGGTTGCGGTCACTAGGCTAAACACACATACAACGAAAAAGGGTGCCTGAATTGGCACCCTTTTTTGTATTTGTGGATAACTAACGCAGCCGACAACTCCAGATGCGGAACTGATTATTTTGTGCGATCAGTTCAGTGGTTCCCAGCTTTTCTAGTAGTGGCTGATATTTCAAAAACCGATTGGCAACAATGCGAATTTCACCGCCCGGTTTGAGGAAGGTTTTGGCATGCTGGATAAATCGTTCACTGCTTAAATAATGGGTATCAACACCCTTGTGGAAAGGTGGATTGGAAAGCAGTAGATCGTATTTATCTTGGACATCGGAATAAACATCTGAAGCAAAAACATTGCCAAACAAACCATTGCTAGCAAGGGTTTGCTTACTGGATTCAATGGCTAGTGCGTCAACATCAACCATATCACTCTGCCAACCTTTACTGGCCATGATTGCGCCTAAAACGCCGGCACCACAACCAAAATCGAGCAGTTTTCCTGGTTTAGAATTGGGTAAATGTTCAAGCAGTAATTGAGTCCCCTCATCTAACCGACCGTGACTGAAAACGCCCGGTAGACTTTGAATGGTGAGCTCTGTTTGTGGAATGTTCCACTGACGACTTGCTGGCGTAGCAGGCAGAATGCTGGCTGCTGATGCTTTAAAAAGCTGGCAATGTTTACCACTCGCCCATTTGGTCGTTTCGCTGAAGAAATCTGCCTGTTGATTGATACCTGATTTAATCCCGCCGCGGTTATCACCAATCAACCAGATTTCAGCGGTATCAGTTAATTGCGGAAGTAGGGTAGATAGCATCCAAGCGGCACGTTCTTTGGATTTTGGCCAGAATAAAATTAATCCATCATGCGGTGTTTTTGCTTGGTAGCTATGGCCGAAAGTGACGGATTTTTGCTGTTGCTGTAATTGGCGATAATCGCTGTAATCAGTACAGAAAAACCGAGGGTCATTTAAAGCTAAATGGCCAGCGTCAACGGGTGGGTTAGCGATTAAAGGATGGTTACAGGATATTTCCGACAGGTTCTTCTCAAGCAGAATAACCGGGTTGCTCAGGGCTTTGCTCATGCAGGCTGGCTAGATGGGGATAATAGATGCCGATTGTAACAGAAGTTATTGCTAGGGCACTGGCCCCGGGTCAGCGACCCGAAGCCATAGGGAAAGACATTGCCCAGTCTTCCCAGTTACCACTTTGCCAGTAGCCACCTAACATGCCACTGAAGCCACTTACTGGTGGCATATTTCTCGATACCAACATACAAGGCTGAACCTGATTGGAGCCTTTGCTCCAGAACAAACTGTAAATTGGAAACCGCTGGCGAACCAGAATATGCAACATGTGCGGATAGCTTACTGAAACATCGGCACTGGGCTGAGGTATATGCCAATTATTTGAATCGTCTTTTGGTATAAACCTAGGATCAGCTGCTGGCAACGATCGGGTCAACATGGTGGTGTTGAACTGTGCTGACAGCCTGGATACTTCCATATCAAACTTGGCCATGTCGAACTGGCGATCGTTCAATGTCGATAGTAAAAGCTTTTCTGCTGCGTCGTAGCATTCCTTGAATTCACCTGCGAGGGTAAAAGGATTGGTTGAAGCAGGTAGAGCTAGTGCAATAGTCAATGGGAAGTATCGACCAACGCTATCGACGCTGGGAATCATCACACCAGTCCATAAGCGGTTATCACATTGCCCTGGGGACAATGCGAAACGCCAAATTGGACTAGTGAGATAAGTTTGTAGCCAGCTGTCTTGCAATTGGTCACGGCTATAAGCGATCGAATTCTGTAGCCAGTGATCCCAAAAGTGGATGAATTCCCGGGGTAACCGTCGTGAGACAAAGTCACCCTGGGAAGGCATTTTTCCATAAAACCCAGTACTACTATTTTGCATTACAAGCGATCCAGGCAGCTGAATTCATTCAATGCTTGCAGCTGGAACGGATTCACAATACTGCTGGCATTCATGGTAAATACCGCTTTGCGACTTCCAACACGGAAGGTCATAGCAAAAGACTCGGCACGACGCGTTTTGCGCAGATTCGACTTGTCTAGTAAACGGAACCAAGCCCATGGGCCAGTAGTTGATCGGCCTGAACGCTTACCTGCTGGTGTCGGTGCCATATCAAAGCGCACTTCCTGATCCTGATCCGGGCCAGGCCATACCAGTTTATTCGGGCGAATTGGACCATTTCGGTAAACCACGCGCTGACCTTCAATATTCAAAAGAAAGCGAGTAATCGTCGAGTCCATCACCACCGGCGTTATGGTAAAGCGGACTGCTGGTGATTCGCCGCCCTGACTGAAAAATCCAGTACGGATTGCTTCAGCGTTTTGGAACATTCTCAAAGATTTTGCATCCAGTGGAGATGATGCACCTTTAATGGTACGCCAGCGCCATGGATCCTTGGTGGTATCAACAAAGTCTTTCAAATTTTCATCAAAGAAGGTTGAAAGAATACCGCTAGGTGAGAAAAACCGACCAAAATCAACCAGCGTAATGTTTCGTTCTGAGGTTCTATCTAAAGGATAGCGACCATCAATGCCTTGCTCACAGAATGGACGAACGTCGTTAGCCCATTGGTTGTTGAGGTAGGAATTCACGTTGAATAACACCAGGTTCAAACTACTACCTGCAAGCTGTCCCAATAATCGAGATACCGGCAATGGCTGGTTAGCAGACTGAAGCTTTAACCGAGCGATAATATTGCTACCGGCATTGGTTTCTCTGGCAACTGCCATTGCTGCAACACCCTGATCGGCTGCGATTAGCATACCGTTCATGTAGGCGTGTAGCTCGCCAACCTGAGCCAGCACAGCGGCAATTGGGGCAGCTTCGCCTTCAGCAGGTGCTTCTAGTAATTTATAGGTTGAAGCAAAGGCTAGTTCCGGACGCAGTCTTTGAGATAACTTGAACTGATCAGGATTATCTTTGAACGATAAGGCTTCTTCATCAAGCAAGGTTTGCTCTTTTACTGCAGTCACTAATTTTTGAATCGGAGAAGGTGATTCTGAAATTAGCTGTAAAGCAACCACTGCCTGAGGCAAGTTAGAGAACTTCTTGATCGCGAGATCGTTTAGATAGGTTCTCCATTGACGAGTGAACTCCTGGAAATATAACTGTTCCATTTGTTCAACCATTGCATTGAGCTGATCTGGGTCGACATTCGTTTTCTGGCCAAGAATCCACTCTTCATTTGCCAAGTTTTCCAATAAAGG
It contains:
- a CDS encoding FKBP-type peptidyl-prolyl cis-trans isomerase, whose translation is MQIQENSHVSFHYELTIEGGDFRETSHDAEPMEYIHGHGMIIHGLEEALTGHKVGDKLQVQVAPEDGYGEWDEALIQAVPREAFEDAGEITIGMRFQAQTPFGMQAVTIVEIGDEEVKLDANHAFAGKTLNFDVELSTVRPATDDEIAALQSDAEGGCCGGGSCGGEGHDHDHEHGEGGCCGGHGDEGHEHGKDKEGGCCGGGNGGCGCGH
- a CDS encoding DMT family transporter — translated: MKSDSNRTAMLMLVFACFFWAGNALVARSVVNETGPLALAFFRWLLALLIVLPFARGIWKKSSSLLQHWPMLLLLSLVSIVGYNTFLYLAALTSSALNIGLISASMPLLTLLLARLILQQATSRLQWLSVLLACAGVVWIVCQGSWQQLLAFQFSNGDLWMLLAALDWSLYSVLLRKYQQPLQQLGLSVTELLAVLLMIGVPLLLPLWIWEQTAFNYVGLVNQQGLMALLYVAVFPSLLAYIFWIKGVASLGPAMSVMFIPLIPLFAAIGGWLWLDEFLSSWHWIGGGMILLGLFSSKKNN
- a CDS encoding M20 aminoacylase family protein, coding for MPTQSEHTSSWSIQPESPLHQQMRQWRHDFHAHPETAFEEHRTAAKVAELLKSFGIEVHTGLAKTGVVGVLDGNISSDRCIGLRADMDALNLQELNQFKHCSTHQGKMHGCGHDGHTAMLLGAACYLAEHRDFAGRVVFIFQPAEEGENGAEVMCQDGLFDLFPVDAIYGIHNWPGVPTGSFAIHQTAVMASMDVFDIEITGRGSHGAMPHAGVDPVVVAGQLITSLQSIVGRSLDPQKASVVSITQMQGGDAYNVIPESVTLSGTCRTFCAETQDKIEHRMQQHVEHICEAYGATGKLNYRRISPATINQPEHANICINTALSLVSTEQVITDLQPSMASEDFSFMLQRKPGAYFWLGNGNHEQSKGLHNPYYDFNDEILPLGASFWIALAKLNN
- the rimO gene encoding 30S ribosomal protein S12 methylthiotransferase RimO codes for the protein MNKSSPKVGFVSLGCPKALVDSERILSQLARDGYQLSDNYQDADVVVVNTCGYIDQAQQESLDTIGEAIQQNGQVIVTGCMGSGSLAEKIRQAHPQVLDIQAAHSIEKTVESVHQQAPISAAQQLASAQVPTQGIKLTPHHYGYLKISEGCDHHCSFSILPSLRGKLISRPSGSVLEEAERLMNAGTGELLVIAHDTSVYGKDRNYLIDYWNGRKIATRLKDLLENLGSMGIWIRLQDAYLAPELDALIPLMADGTILPYLDLQLQHVSPAILGAMQAPASNENALERIQSWRETCSDIALKAHFMVGFPGETEADFEMLLDFLKQAQLDHIGCQAYCAVDGAAANQLSSNVSEQIKQQRLERLIELQQQISAEKLQQRIGKRYQILVDGESDNGEIYGRSFVEAPDTDSVIWLENGQGLQPGDLVDVEIYDADEYDLYARPAED
- a CDS encoding class I SAM-dependent methyltransferase, which produces MSKALSNPVILLEKNLSEISCNHPLIANPPVDAGHLALNDPRFFCTDYSDYRQLQQQQKSVTFGHSYQAKTPHDGLILFWPKSKERAAWMLSTLLPQLTDTAEIWLIGDNRGGIKSGINQQADFFSETTKWASGKHCQLFKASAASILPATPASRQWNIPQTELTIQSLPGVFSHGRLDEGTQLLLEHLPNSKPGKLLDFGCGAGVLGAIMASKGWQSDMVDVDALAIESSKQTLASNGLFGNVFASDVYSDVQDKYDLLLSNPPFHKGVDTHYLSSERFIQHAKTFLKPGGEIRIVANRFLKYQPLLEKLGTTELIAQNNQFRIWSCRLR
- the tagF gene encoding type VI secretion system-associated protein TagF; translated protein: MQNSSTGFYGKMPSQGDFVSRRLPREFIHFWDHWLQNSIAYSRDQLQDSWLQTYLTSPIWRFALSPGQCDNRLWTGVMIPSVDSVGRYFPLTIALALPASTNPFTLAGEFKECYDAAEKLLLSTLNDRQFDMAKFDMEVSRLSAQFNTTMLTRSLPAADPRFIPKDDSNNWHIPQPSADVSVSYPHMLHILVRQRFPIYSLFWSKGSNQVQPCMLVSRNMPPVSGFSGMLGGYWQSGNWEDWAMSFPMASGR